One window from the genome of Blastocatellia bacterium encodes:
- a CDS encoding protein kinase gives MTEQTEQLASGSVLANRYTIVKWLGGGGMGNVYLATDKHLAEAQRAVKEMIGKFPDEASRKKAVEDFKRESSVLSNLEHPSIPTVFDYFAAGEGRYYLVMKYIQGRDLEQELKSSETGYLPEAIVVDWAIQLCDVFDYIHNLDPPIIYRDMKPANVMLDTKLKRVMLVDFGIARTVTPAQKNVTAIGTMGYAPPELFAGKVEPRSDLYSLGATMFHLLTGEDPQSNPLLLFDFSRFPRPMQINPKLTKGIDEIIGKCVSHKPVDRFKSAAEMKKALERHRYNLENAEIITEEKPVEGMLKIIHSISGASFSFYIKKEANLIGRNDPARGITPEIDLGQFDSSGKISRRHAMVHFDGKDFFIEDLGSANGSMLNGAVLPAQQRKKLNPGDQVYLGETVLEFTFK, from the coding sequence ATGACTGAACAAACTGAACAACTAGCAAGCGGCAGTGTCCTGGCTAACAGATACACTATAGTAAAATGGCTTGGTGGTGGTGGGATGGGCAATGTTTATCTTGCAACGGACAAGCATTTAGCTGAAGCTCAACGCGCTGTAAAAGAAATGATAGGCAAATTTCCTGATGAAGCATCCCGTAAAAAAGCTGTAGAAGACTTTAAACGTGAATCTAGCGTACTTTCAAACTTAGAACATCCATCTATCCCTACAGTTTTTGACTACTTTGCTGCTGGAGAAGGCCGCTACTATTTGGTCATGAAATACATCCAAGGCCGGGATTTAGAACAAGAATTAAAATCCTCAGAAACCGGCTACCTACCTGAAGCTATCGTAGTTGATTGGGCCATTCAGCTTTGTGATGTGTTTGATTATATTCATAACCTTGATCCTCCTATTATTTATCGTGATATGAAACCTGCTAACGTAATGCTAGATACTAAACTTAAGAGGGTTATGCTAGTAGACTTTGGTATTGCTCGAACAGTTACACCGGCTCAAAAGAATGTAACTGCAATTGGAACAATGGGTTATGCACCTCCAGAACTTTTTGCAGGCAAAGTTGAACCTCGTTCAGATCTTTATTCACTTGGTGCAACAATGTTTCATCTGTTGACAGGAGAAGATCCACAATCAAATCCTTTGCTACTTTTTGACTTTTCCCGTTTTCCTCGACCAATGCAAATTAATCCTAAATTAACTAAAGGGATTGATGAAATAATTGGTAAATGTGTTTCACATAAACCTGTAGATCGTTTTAAGTCTGCTGCTGAAATGAAAAAAGCCTTAGAAAGACATAGGTATAATTTAGAAAATGCAGAAATAATTACCGAGGAAAAACCTGTAGAAGGGATGCTTAAAATTATTCATAGCATTTCTGGTGCTTCATTTTCCTTTTATATTAAAAAGGAAGCTAATTTAATTGGTCGTAATGATCCTGCTCGTGGAATTACTCCAGAAATTGACTTAGGACAATTTGATAGCTCTGGTAAAATTTCCCGTCGCCATGCAATGGTTCATTTTGATGGTAAAGATTTCTTTATTGAAGACTTAGGGAGTGCTAATGGTAGTATGTTAAATGGTGCAGTTTTACCAGCACAACAACGTAAAAAACTTAATCCAGGGGATCAAGTTTATTTAGGTGAAACAGTTCTTGAATTTACATTTAAGTAA
- a CDS encoding universal stress protein: MAVLIATDGSPCSDLVIEKVAMRLWPIDSEFRIISVLEHSALGSISVGEYSLKLSEMWEEVRASTKLIAEAAADTLSSKGLKASYVICEGIAAEQIINEAKEWGADLIMLGTHGRKGLTKFLLGSVAQKVAIHAPCSVEIVRKVQTPTK, encoded by the coding sequence ATGGCAGTTTTAATTGCTACGGATGGATCCCCTTGTAGTGATCTTGTTATTGAAAAAGTAGCTATGCGTCTATGGCCTATTGATAGCGAGTTTCGTATCATTTCTGTACTTGAACATTCTGCACTTGGTTCAATTAGTGTTGGTGAGTATTCTTTAAAACTCAGTGAAATGTGGGAAGAAGTACGAGCTAGTACCAAACTTATTGCAGAAGCAGCAGCAGATACTTTATCTAGTAAAGGATTGAAAGCTTCTTATGTAATTTGTGAAGGTATTGCAGCAGAACAAATCATTAATGAAGCAAAAGAATGGGGAGCAGATTTAATTATGCTTGGAACTCATGGAAGAAAGGGACTAACTAAATTCTTACTTGGTTCAGTTGCTCAAAAAGTAGCAATTCATGCTCCTTGTTCAGTTGAAATTGTTCGTAAAGTGCAAACACCCACAAAATAA
- a CDS encoding MFS transporter: protein MSENTKQWQTLALLSIAELLGMTLWFSTAAMLPALQIEWKLTESQSTWLTLAVQLGFVVGTLFSALFNLSDIINTRRFLVISALLGASFNFVLALFANDASLAIMLRFLTGVCLAGVYPPAMKIMASWFRAGRGLAIGVLIAALTLGKAFPYLINAIGFESWRHNGVMVSFLAAFGALIVLFFVADGPYALAPAKFDFKQVRKIIGNRGVRLANLGYLGHMWELYAMWTWLPIMLRASFQGQENRWAEYGSFLVIGAGALGCVGAGFLADRVGRTLVTSLAMVISGLCCLTIGLLFNANPVWLIILAIIWGASVVADSAQFSTCVTELGEAEYIGTALTLQTCLGFLLTMVSIKLVGVLEKIVGWQYAFVILAPGPILGTLAMLYLRRLPEAMKIAQGKK from the coding sequence ATGAGTGAAAATACTAAACAATGGCAAACCTTAGCCTTACTATCAATTGCAGAGCTTCTAGGGATGACGCTTTGGTTTAGTACTGCTGCTATGTTGCCTGCTTTACAAATTGAATGGAAGCTTACAGAATCTCAGTCTACATGGCTAACTTTAGCAGTACAACTTGGTTTTGTTGTTGGAACGCTCTTTAGTGCTTTATTTAACTTGTCAGACATTATTAACACTCGTCGTTTTCTAGTTATTAGTGCTTTACTTGGAGCAAGCTTTAATTTTGTTTTAGCTCTGTTTGCTAATGATGCTAGTTTGGCAATAATGCTAAGGTTTTTAACAGGAGTTTGTTTAGCTGGAGTTTACCCGCCAGCAATGAAAATAATGGCAAGTTGGTTTCGTGCTGGGCGAGGTTTAGCTATTGGAGTTTTAATTGCAGCCTTAACTTTAGGAAAAGCTTTTCCCTATCTAATTAATGCTATAGGGTTTGAAAGCTGGCGGCATAATGGAGTGATGGTTTCTTTCTTGGCTGCTTTTGGGGCATTGATTGTACTATTTTTTGTTGCTGATGGGCCTTATGCTTTAGCTCCAGCAAAATTTGATTTTAAGCAAGTAAGAAAAATTATTGGTAATCGAGGTGTTAGACTAGCGAACTTAGGCTATTTGGGTCATATGTGGGAACTTTATGCAATGTGGACTTGGTTGCCAATAATGTTAAGAGCTAGTTTTCAAGGACAAGAAAACAGATGGGCCGAATATGGGTCTTTTTTAGTTATTGGGGCCGGTGCTTTAGGCTGTGTTGGGGCTGGTTTTTTAGCTGATAGAGTTGGTAGAACTTTAGTAACTTCTTTAGCTATGGTAATTAGCGGACTGTGTTGTTTAACTATTGGACTACTTTTTAATGCTAATCCTGTTTGGCTAATAATTCTGGCTATTATTTGGGGGGCTAGTGTTGTGGCAGATTCAGCACAGTTTTCTACTTGTGTTACTGAACTTGGCGAGGCTGAATATATTGGGACTGCATTGACACTACAAACTTGCCTAGGCTTTTTACTTACTATGGTTTCTATTAAATTAGTAGGAGTTTTGGAAAAAATTGTTGGCTGGCAATATGCCTTTGTTATACTAGCTCCAGGCCCAATACTAGGCACCCTAGCAATGCTTTATCTAAGACGTTTACCTGAAGCAATGAAAATTGCTCAAGGAAAAAAATAA
- a CDS encoding class I SAM-dependent methyltransferase produces MHLVNTLNSLSNHPDKLKWDQKYLATTKINFLPHPILDELTKLSLPSAPVLELACGLSGNVLSLASLGYNVVGIDISEVALQLLSKVAREKVLESKITLLQADLSHWQAEKNSFSLVLGLKYWDRSCFLSACKSVIKGGFIAWETFNQKHLCYHPSFRSEWCLEGDEPRKYLPKNFSVLIEQDIDNGQNATRRLIAKHY; encoded by the coding sequence ATGCACCTAGTAAATACTCTTAACTCATTATCAAATCATCCTGATAAATTAAAGTGGGATCAAAAATATTTAGCTACAACAAAAATTAATTTTCTACCCCACCCAATTTTAGATGAGTTAACTAAATTATCTTTACCTTCGGCACCTGTTCTAGAATTAGCTTGTGGATTATCTGGCAATGTTTTATCACTAGCAAGCCTAGGCTACAATGTTGTAGGAATAGATATTTCCGAAGTAGCATTGCAGTTACTATCTAAAGTCGCTAGGGAAAAAGTTTTAGAGTCAAAAATAACACTTTTACAAGCAGATTTGTCCCACTGGCAAGCGGAAAAAAACTCTTTTTCGCTAGTTTTGGGACTAAAATATTGGGACAGGTCTTGTTTTCTATCTGCTTGTAAGTCAGTAATTAAAGGCGGTTTTATTGCTTGGGAAACTTTTAATCAAAAACATTTGTGTTATCATCCCTCCTTTCGTTCTGAGTGGTGTTTAGAAGGTGATGAACCAAGAAAATATTTGCCAAAAAACTTTTCTGTATTGATAGAACAAGACATTGATAATGGGCAAAATGCTACTCGTCGTCTAATAGCAAAACATTATTAA
- the msrB gene encoding peptide-methionine (R)-S-oxide reductase MsrB — protein sequence MSDKINKSDSEWKKELSPEQYQVCRKKGTEPPFSGEYYYNKAEGAYLCSCCGNELFNSDAKYNSGSGWPSFWQPITQDSVHVEKDYSHFMVREEITCSKCDAHLGHVFEDGPAPTFLRYCINSVSLKFVPKKSD from the coding sequence ATGTCTGATAAAATTAACAAATCAGATTCTGAATGGAAAAAAGAATTAAGCCCTGAACAATACCAAGTTTGTCGTAAAAAAGGCACAGAACCACCTTTTTCTGGGGAATATTACTATAATAAAGCTGAAGGAGCTTATTTATGTAGTTGTTGTGGTAATGAATTATTTAATTCTGATGCTAAGTATAATTCTGGTAGCGGTTGGCCTAGTTTTTGGCAGCCTATTACACAAGACAGTGTGCATGTAGAAAAAGACTATAGCCATTTTATGGTTAGAGAAGAAATAACTTGTAGCAAATGTGATGCTCATCTAGGGCATGTTTTTGAAGATGGCCCAGCACCTACATTTTTACGCTATTGTATTAATTCTGTGTCTCTAAAATTTGTTCCTAAAAAATCAGACTAA
- a CDS encoding HlyD family efflux transporter periplasmic adaptor subunit, with protein sequence MDLPLDQDYKSRQIARQILGSLLVISLVVGIFSFAWNWLTPTIKRVRIRTASVDRGAMQSTISASGVILPEFEQVISSPIDARVLKILKRPGDKVAKDEAILQLDTNASILALEKVNQELSLRENRQEKAKLALNEKISQLQSQVKLKELDREALKNQAQQNQKLFQQGLLAENLYRQSELLAAKASIELEQLEEAKLNAQQANNTEIAGLKLETDILRKERDEATRLLELATTRANSDGVITWVVLETGATIRKGDVIARIADLKSYRVEATTSDIHAKEISVGQKVKAKINDDYLSGFIASVLPTIKDGAITLAISLEDKTSSLLRANLRVDVLIIASEKDSVLRIRKGPFVNGDGKQNVFVVRGELAIKVPVTIGIANFDTYEVVDGLLEGDEVIISDMRDYLHLAEVKLE encoded by the coding sequence ATGGATCTTCCACTTGATCAAGACTATAAAAGTAGGCAAATAGCGCGTCAAATCCTAGGTTCTTTACTGGTAATTTCTTTAGTAGTAGGAATTTTTTCTTTTGCTTGGAATTGGCTTACACCTACGATTAAACGTGTCCGCATCCGTACAGCATCAGTTGATCGAGGTGCGATGCAGTCAACTATTAGTGCTTCAGGTGTTATTTTACCTGAATTTGAGCAAGTTATTTCTAGTCCAATTGATGCTAGAGTGCTAAAAATTCTTAAACGTCCCGGAGATAAAGTAGCTAAAGATGAAGCGATTTTACAACTAGACACTAATGCTTCTATTTTAGCTTTAGAAAAAGTTAATCAAGAACTTTCCTTAAGAGAAAATCGACAAGAAAAAGCTAAACTAGCATTAAATGAAAAAATTAGCCAACTTCAAAGCCAAGTAAAACTTAAAGAGCTTGATAGAGAAGCCTTAAAAAATCAAGCCCAACAAAACCAAAAACTCTTCCAGCAAGGTCTTTTAGCAGAAAATCTTTATAGACAATCAGAACTTTTAGCCGCCAAAGCATCAATTGAGCTAGAGCAACTAGAAGAAGCAAAATTAAATGCACAACAAGCAAATAACACAGAAATAGCTGGCTTAAAGTTAGAAACCGACATTTTAAGAAAAGAGCGTGACGAAGCAACACGACTCTTAGAACTTGCTACAACTCGTGCTAACAGCGATGGAGTAATAACTTGGGTTGTACTAGAAACAGGTGCAACCATCCGCAAAGGTGATGTAATTGCTAGAATTGCCGACCTAAAAAGCTATCGTGTTGAAGCTACTACTTCAGATATTCATGCCAAAGAAATTTCAGTTGGACAAAAAGTTAAAGCAAAAATAAATGATGATTATTTGTCAGGCTTTATTGCTAGTGTTTTACCAACTATTAAAGATGGTGCAATTACTCTAGCTATTAGTTTAGAAGATAAAACTAGCTCGCTACTACGTGCTAATTTAAGAGTAGATGTCCTAATAATTGCTAGTGAAAAAGATAGCGTTTTAAGAATAAGAAAAGGCCCATTTGTTAATGGTGATGGCAAACAAAATGTTTTTGTTGTTCGCGGCGAACTTGCAATAAAAGTGCCTGTCACAATTGGAATAGCTAATTTTGATACTTATGAAGTAGTAGACGGCTTATTAGAAGGTGATGAAGTAATTATCTCTGATATGCGCGACTACCTACATTTAGCAGAAGTAAAACTAGAGTAA
- a CDS encoding ABC transporter permease, whose translation MLKNYVKIAFLVLKRRKFFTFISLFAISFTLVVLIVVSSIFDHVLAPMAPEINKDRSLTMFFAEIKGKDSIWNGNPGYKLLNDYARNLPGVELMSIHSESSPAISYVRGQKIVSALKHTDGEYWKILQFKFLAGSPITTEDEKNANFVAVINQNTQEKFFPGQSAVGQQIEVDDQKFQVVGVVENVSQLHNSAYADIWVPLSTSKNAAYKTELMGSCIATLLAKSRADFPAIKAEIAARMKTVEFPTELKKEYEQISCFADTALEVLSREAFNSVEANPNPSRFIGILLGLMTLFMLLPAINLININVSRILERASEVGVRKAFGASSRTLVAQFITENLILTSLGGLLGFVGSMLTLQLINHSSIIQYGSFQVNYRVFFYGIIITVFFSLFSGVYPAWRMSKLNPVEALKGGSLR comes from the coding sequence ATGTTAAAGAACTATGTAAAAATTGCTTTTCTAGTGCTTAAACGAAGAAAATTTTTTACTTTTATTAGCCTATTTGCTATTAGTTTTACTTTGGTAGTTTTAATTGTTGTTAGTTCAATTTTTGACCATGTGCTTGCACCAATGGCTCCAGAAATAAATAAAGATCGTAGTTTAACAATGTTTTTTGCTGAAATTAAGGGAAAAGACTCCATTTGGAATGGTAATCCTGGGTATAAACTGCTAAATGATTATGCTAGAAACCTGCCAGGTGTTGAGTTAATGAGCATTCATTCAGAATCTAGCCCAGCAATTTCTTATGTACGAGGTCAAAAAATTGTTTCTGCTCTTAAACATACAGATGGAGAGTATTGGAAAATACTACAATTTAAGTTTTTAGCTGGAAGCCCAATCACAACCGAAGATGAGAAAAATGCTAATTTTGTTGCAGTAATAAACCAAAATACCCAAGAAAAGTTTTTCCCTGGTCAAAGTGCTGTTGGTCAACAAATAGAAGTTGATGACCAAAAATTTCAAGTTGTTGGTGTGGTGGAAAATGTCTCTCAACTACATAATTCAGCTTATGCAGATATTTGGGTGCCACTATCTACTAGTAAAAATGCTGCTTATAAAACTGAATTAATGGGTAGTTGCATAGCTACTCTACTAGCAAAAAGCAGGGCTGATTTTCCAGCAATAAAAGCTGAAATTGCTGCACGAATGAAAACAGTTGAGTTTCCTACAGAACTTAAGAAGGAATACGAGCAAATAAGTTGCTTTGCTGATACAGCTTTAGAAGTTCTTTCTAGAGAAGCTTTCAATTCTGTAGAAGCTAATCCCAATCCAAGCCGTTTTATAGGCATTTTGCTTGGCCTTATGACTCTATTTATGCTACTGCCAGCAATTAACTTAATTAATATTAACGTTAGTAGAATCTTAGAGCGAGCATCTGAAGTTGGTGTACGAAAAGCTTTTGGGGCTTCGTCTCGAACACTTGTAGCACAATTTATTACAGAAAATTTGATTTTAACCTCCCTAGGTGGTTTGCTAGGTTTTGTTGGCTCAATGTTAACCTTACAGCTTATTAACCATAGCTCTATTATCCAATATGGAAGTTTCCAAGTTAACTATAGAGTTTTCTTTTATGGAATAATTATTACAGTATTTTTTAGCTTATTTTCTGGAGTTTATCCAGCTTGGCGAATGTCTAAACTTAACCCTGTAGAAGCGTTGAAAGGCGGTAGTTTAAGATGA
- a CDS encoding ABC transporter ATP-binding protein, with the protein MIKLENIEKVYRTSRVETVALMNVNLDVKEGEFISVMGPSGCGKSTLLNLIGLLDAPSKGQIFINEKAVTSYQDKYLANVRNQEIGFIFQSFHLVNDLTVVDNVEIPLLYRKLSNSQRRQMALKALDHVGLSSRVFHFPSQLSGGQQQRVAIARAIVGRPKILLADEPTGNLDSKMGEEIMNLLIGLNEEEKTTIVMVTHDKRMAERTKRIVRIFDGRQVS; encoded by the coding sequence ATGATCAAATTAGAAAATATTGAAAAAGTTTACCGTACTTCTCGCGTTGAGACTGTAGCCCTGATGAATGTTAATTTAGATGTTAAAGAAGGCGAGTTTATTTCTGTAATGGGGCCTTCGGGCTGTGGCAAAAGCACTTTGCTAAATTTAATAGGGCTGCTAGATGCTCCAAGCAAGGGGCAAATTTTTATCAATGAAAAGGCTGTAACTAGCTATCAAGACAAGTATTTAGCTAATGTTAGAAATCAGGAAATAGGCTTTATTTTCCAAAGTTTTCATCTAGTTAATGACTTAACCGTAGTTGACAACGTAGAAATCCCTCTGCTTTACCGTAAACTTTCTAACTCACAACGTCGGCAAATGGCACTTAAAGCTTTAGATCACGTTGGTTTAAGCTCACGGGTTTTTCATTTTCCTTCCCAACTTTCAGGCGGACAACAACAACGAGTAGCAATTGCAAGGGCAATTGTTGGACGACCTAAAATTTTACTAGCCGATGAGCCAACCGGAAACCTTGATAGCAAAATGGGTGAAGAAATTATGAATTTGCTGATAGGTCTTAATGAAGAAGAAAAAACAACTATTGTAATGGTTACTCATGATAAGCGTATGGCGGAAAGAACTAAGCGAATTGTACGCATTTTTGACGGTCGCCAAGTTAGCTAA
- a CDS encoding aldo/keto reductase, whose amino-acid sequence MKYMNLGRSGLQVSRICLGCMTFGSKKWREWVLEEEDSRPIIKKALDLGINFFDTANMYSLGVSEEIVGRALKDFAHRDEIVLATKVFFPMNELPNQGGLSRKHIFASIDASLKRLGTDYVDLYQIHRWDYNTPIEETMEALNDLVRVGKVRYLGASSMFAWQFAKAIYLAKSKAWSNFISMQNHYNLAYREEEREMLPLCKEEGIGVIPWSPLARGVLSGNRSKDGQSKTLRGETDDFSKKLYNLASDFDIADRVAQIAANKNVSPSQIAIAWLLNKPSVVSPIIGASKVSQLEDIVASLDISLTNEEESFLEELYQPHNILGHS is encoded by the coding sequence ATGAAATATATGAACTTAGGGCGTTCTGGTTTGCAAGTCTCTAGAATTTGTTTGGGTTGTATGACTTTTGGTAGCAAAAAATGGCGCGAATGGGTACTAGAAGAAGAAGATTCCCGCCCTATTATTAAAAAAGCTTTAGATTTAGGAATTAACTTTTTTGATACAGCTAATATGTATTCTCTAGGTGTAAGCGAAGAAATTGTTGGACGTGCCTTAAAAGATTTTGCCCATAGAGATGAAATAGTATTAGCTACAAAAGTATTTTTCCCTATGAATGAACTTCCAAATCAAGGTGGGCTGTCTCGTAAACATATTTTTGCTTCTATAGATGCTTCTCTTAAAAGACTAGGAACAGATTATGTAGATCTTTATCAAATTCATCGTTGGGACTATAACACACCAATTGAAGAAACTATGGAAGCACTTAATGATTTAGTCCGGGTGGGAAAAGTCCGTTACCTTGGAGCTTCTAGTATGTTTGCATGGCAATTTGCCAAAGCAATTTATCTGGCTAAATCAAAAGCTTGGAGTAATTTTATTAGCATGCAAAATCATTATAATTTAGCCTATCGTGAAGAAGAAAGAGAAATGCTTCCTTTATGTAAAGAAGAAGGTATTGGAGTCATTCCTTGGAGTCCGCTGGCTAGAGGAGTGCTTTCTGGAAATCGTTCTAAAGATGGTCAAAGTAAAACCCTTAGAGGAGAAACAGACGATTTTTCTAAAAAACTTTATAATCTTGCATCAGACTTTGATATTGCAGATAGGGTAGCTCAAATAGCTGCAAATAAAAATGTTAGCCCAAGTCAAATAGCAATTGCTTGGCTTCTAAACAAACCCTCAGTTGTGTCACCAATAATTGGAGCAAGCAAAGTATCACAGCTAGAAGACATTGTAGCTTCCTTAGATATTAGTTTAACAAATGAAGAAGAAAGCTTTTTAGAAGAACTATATCAACCCCATAATATTTTGGGACATAGTTAA
- a CDS encoding universal stress protein, protein MKILIGYDGSEASTAMLDDLRLAGLPNDTEALVIAVAEMWLVPPPSYGLAQTEFTDTFQLDVRLATETAEKAVERLKTLFPGWTISLETAIGAPAREILKKAESYHPDLIIVGSQGLSAVGRFFLGSVSQKVATEAHTSVRIARGRVQESDEPARIVIAVDGSPESNAAIRSVANRNWNKGSEVVLLTATGNIEPKDYKAILGFVDSSDSKPEVKAEADQLSSIKQVLEQALEAQLKANGLSVSTIIRTGDPRKVILEEAEGWGADSIFIGSRGFGKIKRLLLGSVSTAIASRAHCSVEIVRLPEEAK, encoded by the coding sequence ATGAAAATCTTAATTGGCTATGATGGATCGGAAGCTTCTACAGCAATGTTAGATGATTTAAGACTAGCAGGTTTACCTAATGATACAGAAGCATTAGTTATAGCTGTTGCAGAAATGTGGCTGGTTCCACCGCCTAGCTATGGACTAGCACAAACAGAGTTTACAGATACTTTTCAACTTGATGTTCGATTGGCAACAGAAACAGCAGAAAAAGCTGTAGAGCGACTAAAAACATTATTTCCTGGATGGACAATTTCACTAGAAACGGCTATTGGCGCACCTGCTAGAGAAATTCTTAAAAAAGCGGAAAGCTATCATCCAGATCTAATTATTGTTGGTTCACAAGGTTTATCAGCAGTTGGAAGATTTTTTCTTGGCAGTGTTTCACAAAAAGTAGCTACAGAGGCTCATACTTCTGTTCGCATTGCTCGCGGACGTGTTCAAGAGAGTGATGAGCCTGCAAGAATTGTTATTGCTGTTGATGGCTCGCCTGAATCAAATGCTGCTATTCGCTCAGTTGCAAATCGCAATTGGAATAAAGGCTCTGAAGTAGTTTTACTAACTGCTACTGGAAATATTGAGCCTAAAGACTATAAAGCTATTTTAGGCTTTGTTGATTCTTCTGACTCTAAACCTGAAGTTAAGGCTGAAGCTGACCAATTATCTAGCATTAAACAAGTGCTAGAACAAGCTCTTGAAGCTCAGCTAAAAGCTAACGGATTAAGCGTTTCTACTATAATTAGAACAGGTGATCCTCGTAAAGTTATCTTAGAAGAAGCAGAAGGTTGGGGTGCAGATAGTATTTTTATTGGCTCAAGAGGCTTTGGTAAGATTAAAAGATTACTTTTAGGTAGTGTTTCTACTGCTATAGCTTCTCGCGCTCATTGCTCAGTTGAAATTGTTCGTCTACCAGAAGAAGCTAAATAA
- a CDS encoding metallophosphoesterase, with product MVFIIIFVLLGFILASWAFWFEPNSLAIKKVEIKLENWHKEHDGLKIAILTDLHVGSPHINLEKLSFLVAETNKEKVDLVLILGDLVSTKVKGGQFIEPEPIAELLKGLKAEKIVAILGNHDWWYNGERVRKALQDVGIIVLENSSISFSKNEKNIWLAGLADFWTRKVDLNKTLEETKDDNPILLLTHNPDIFPEVPEQISLTLAGHTHGGQVKLPLLGRPIVPSKYGERYAIGHVKENNKNLFVGSGVGTSIIPIRFCVPPEVTILTIKKSSN from the coding sequence ATGGTATTTATAATAATCTTTGTTTTATTAGGTTTTATCTTAGCTAGTTGGGCATTTTGGTTTGAGCCTAATAGTTTGGCAATTAAAAAAGTTGAGATAAAGCTAGAGAATTGGCATAAAGAACATGACGGCTTAAAAATCGCTATTTTAACAGATTTGCATGTTGGTTCACCTCATATAAATTTGGAAAAACTCTCTTTTTTAGTAGCAGAAACGAATAAAGAAAAAGTTGATTTAGTACTAATTCTAGGAGATTTAGTAAGTACAAAGGTAAAAGGAGGCCAATTTATTGAGCCTGAACCAATTGCAGAACTATTAAAAGGCTTAAAGGCAGAAAAAATAGTAGCTATTTTAGGTAATCATGATTGGTGGTATAACGGAGAACGTGTAAGAAAAGCTTTGCAAGATGTTGGAATTATTGTTTTAGAAAATAGTTCAATTAGTTTTAGTAAAAATGAAAAAAATATTTGGTTAGCCGGTCTAGCAGATTTTTGGACAAGAAAAGTAGACTTAAATAAGACTTTAGAAGAAACTAAAGACGATAACCCCATTTTGCTTTTAACACATAATCCAGATATTTTTCCTGAAGTTCCAGAGCAAATAAGCCTAACTTTGGCTGGTCATACTCATGGTGGACAGGTAAAACTTCCTTTATTGGGTAGACCTATAGTTCCTTCTAAATATGGTGAACGCTATGCTATTGGGCATGTTAAGGAAAATAACAAAAATCTTTTTGTAGGTAGTGGTGTAGGTACTAGTATTATTCCTATAAGATTTTGTGTTCCACCAGAAGTGACAATTTTAACAATAAAAAAGAGTAGTAACTAA